TGTCCATGCTTTTGGAATACTTCCTGGTAACTATGTTACATAAACAATATGGGCTACTGATCCAGCAATAAGGGGTGGCTGCACACTACTGATCCAGCAATAAGGGGTGGCTGCACACTACTGATCCAGCAATAAGGGGTGGCTGCACACTACTGATCTAGCAATAAGGGGTGGCTGCACACTACTGATCCAGCAATAAGGGGTGGCTGCACACTACTGATCCAGCAATAAGGGGTGGCTGCACACTACTGATCTAGCAATAAGGGGTGGCTGCACACTACAGCAGACCAGGCTCCAAATGATCAGCCCCTGGGGATGTTATCATGTTAACAAAGCATCCATCTTTAATCGGTGAATGTCAGAAAAAAGGAAAACTCCTGACCAGCATTTTCAGTACCGTCCAATAGATTTTCACCATCTACATCCAAACTACTCTTTTCAAAAGATGCCTTTAAAATACATCCAAAATATAAAGCtcagagataaaaaaaaaataataatattattttttttttttaagattgATAATCAACTGTTCTGAACCTCGCCGTAATAATCTCAGTCGTCCTCATCTTCAAAGATCTCTGAGAGCAGGAAGTGCTCTTGTGGATCTTCTCTGGACTCGGTCTCCCCTGACTCGGTCTGACTGTGTCGGAGGAGCTCTTCAAACTTGGGCAGAACACGACTGTACAGGAAATCAATGGTCTCTGAAAGTAAATATAGTACATATACATTAAATTAGTAAATGTGTTCAGCAAACAACAAGATTCTTCCTCGAAGCAGCATTATATTTGaaggaggggttgggggggccaATCAGTGGTTTTACATGTGATCACACATGACATTTTCTTCTGAGGTTTTCATCTCTTTCCGAATGTAGAAACATAATTTACACATATGTAGACTTGTATAGTGCTGGAGATGAATAAAGGAGGTTAAAAACATGCAGTCAAGATGGAGCTAGCTTATACTTCCTGTCCCTTGGAAGTGATGTCACCGGAACACTGATCATAGTGACTTGCACTCAACTATTCTAAACGCATACCTCCAAcctaaaacaaaaaacaaatgtgTGTATGACAGCAGCTTACCACAGAAAGACATGCTCTGACGCAACGGCACTTTGGCTACTTTTAGCTTGTGGTAGTGCATCTGTACGTAGCAAGGAGTGACTCCCCTTTAAAACAGGAAAGGTTAGCAGATAGCATAGCATTCCCACACACATAAACCACCCTGCCATGTGCTGTTGTCTTTTAGCTTGTAGTAGTGCATCTGTACGTAGCAAGGAGTGACTCCCCTTTAAAACAGGAAAGGTTAGCAGATAGCATAGCATTCCCACACACATAAACCACCCTGCCATGTGCTGTTGTACTCCTCACTCCTAGAAGGTAGGAAACATTTGGCCAAGGCTGAGTCTCTACTGTACAGAAACCCTTTCTATGACGATTAACGACCGAGTTTGTAGACAGTTAAAACATCTGGTTTGAGAATCGAAACGTAAATACGAACATAATTTATTTTATTCATAATACAGACCTCTGTCAGAGAAAATGGTATTAATAATGAAAATGCAACATTGTCTAATAACAAAGTATAATCTGTGTATAATAACAACCTCTTACCCAATTGTGTGAGCAATTTCTTCCCAGTCAACATCTGAGGCATCTTCCACCTGCATTGCGTTCAACCTGAAAGGTCAAAATGACATTGAATCAACATTGGCAAAATAAAAATGGTTGACCATGCCAGTTTCATATGCCATTATACCAAGACCATGCCAGTTTCATATGCCATTATACCAGGAACAAGACCATGCCAGTTTCATATGCCATTATACCAAGAACAAGACCATGCCAGTTTCATATGCCATTATACCAATACCATGCCAGTTTCATATGCCATTATACCAGGAACAAGACCATGCCAGTTTCATATgccataaaagcgtctgctaaatggaatatatattattattattatatattatattattatatttattatattaacacgACCATGCCAGTTTCATATGCCATTATACCAAGA
This DNA window, taken from Oncorhynchus gorbuscha isolate QuinsamMale2020 ecotype Even-year linkage group LG13, OgorEven_v1.0, whole genome shotgun sequence, encodes the following:
- the LOC123994234 gene encoding transcription termination factor 1, encoding MQVEDASDVDWEEIAHTIGGVTPCYVQMHYHKLKVAKVPLRQSMSFCETIDFLYSRVLPKFEELLRHSQTESGETESREDPQEHFLLSEIFEDEDD